Sequence from the Microbacterium sp. AZCO genome:
ATCGCGGACCGTTCGACGCGGAAGGCCTCTTCGCCTGGATGGCGGCCCGAGCGATCCCCGGCGTGGAGGCGGCGACCCCGACGTCGTTCTCCCGCGTCCTGCGCCTGCCCGGCGGCCCCGCCTGGTTCGAGCTGCGTCTCGACGAGGTCGGCCGCATCCGGCTGCGCGCACGCCTCTCGGCGCTCCGCGACCTGCCAGCTCTGGTCTCCCGTGCACGAAGGCTGTTCGACCTCGACGCCGATCCGGTCGCCGTCGACGAGGCGCTCGCATCGCATCCCGAGCTGGCGCCGCTCGTCGCGCGGGTGCCCGGCATCCGGGTGCCGGGCGCCATCGACCCGCACGAGATGCTGATCCGCGCGATGGTCGGCCAGCAGATCACGGTGACGGCCGCGCGCACGGCGCTGACGGCGCTCACCGAGGCGCTCGGCGACCCCGTCGAGGGATTCGAAGGCGCACGACTGCTCTTCCCCTCGATGGCCGTCATCGCCGAACGCGGGCACGAGGTGCTGCGCGGGCCCGCAGCGCGGACCAGAGCCCTCATCGGCGCGGCTGCGGCGCTCGCCGACGGCAGCCTCACGCTCACCACCGGCGACGACGGCCCCGAGCAGCGAGCCGCCCTCCTCGCGATGCCCGGCATCGGTCCGTGGACCGCCGACTACGTGCGCATGCGCGTGCTCGGCGACCCCGACGTCCTCCTGCCCGGCGACGTCGCGGCGCGAGCCGGCGCCGCAGCATCCGGGATCCCGTCCGATGCGGCGGGTCTCACCGCCTGGGCCACGCGCACAGCGCCGTGGCGCAGCTACCTCACGGCGCACCTCTGGCGCGCCGCCCCCACGACGCGCACCCGACGCACCTCGACGAAGGAGAAGCCATGAGCACCGCGATGATCCAGACGATCGACACCCCCGACGGCGCCTTCACGATCGTCGCCGACGAGCGCGGGCGCGTGCTCGCCTCCGGCTGGACGGCTGACGCCGACTCCGCGCTCGCCCGCATCCCGCTTCGGCAGCGTCCGACGGACGTCGCGATGGGGGAGACGGATGCCGCGGCCGCCGCCCGCGCGTACTACGACGGTGATCTCGCGGCGATCGACACCGTCGAGGTCGTGCAGACGGGAACCTCGATGCAGCTGGCGGGGTGGGCGGCCCTGAGGTCGATCACTCCCGGAACGCCGCTGTCGTACGCCGAGTTCGCCGCGGCCCTCGGGCAGCCCAGTGCGGTCCGAGCTGCGGCCTCGATCTGCGCGCGCAACGCGCCTGCCCTCTTCGTGCCGTGCCACCGCGTGCTGCGATCGGACGGTTCGCTCGGCGGATTCGCCTGGGGCCTCGACGTCAAGCGCTCTCTGCTCGCCCGCGAGGCCGCCTAACCTCTCGCGAAATCGATCCTTGCATTCAGCGGACTCTCAGGTTTAGGCTGGTGGGCTGTCGCGCGTCCGCGCGGCATCCGCGATCCGAGGAGGAAGCCATGTACCAGGCCGTCGTCGCACACGAGCCCGTCGCCTTCCTCCCGGTTTCGGCCACCCCGGCTCACAAGCGCCGCACCGGCGTCGAAGTCGCGCACCACTGATCAGTGTCGCGGGTGAGGCATAGCCCCTGACCCGCCAGCGTTCCTCTCGACAAGACCGGTTCACCGGCCCTCCTGTGCGCTTTCGCGCCTCCCTCGCTGTCCCGCCGCGACGCCGCGGCATCCGTCACCCCGCAAGGATCATGACTTCCACGCCTTCCCCCACCCACCTCTCGACGCCGCGTGCGCTCGCGAGGCTGCTGCCGTTCGCGAAGCCCGTGCTGCCGAGGCTCATCCTCGGCGCCGTCAGCGCGCTTGCGGCGAGCCTCGTCGCGCTCAGCATCCCGCTCGTCCTCGAAGCCGTCGTCGGCGGCCCCGTCGCGTCCGGCGACATGGCGCAGATCCTCTGGGGCTGCGCGCTCGTCCTCGCCCTCGGCCTCGCCGAGGCGGGTCTCATCTGGGCGCGGCGATGGTTCGTCCTGACCCCTGCCACGACCGTCGAATACGAGCTGCGCACCGGGTTCTACGAGCGTCTGCAGCGGCTGCCGGTCGCCTTCCACGACCGCTGGCAGTCGGGCCAGCTGCTCAGCCGCATGATGCAGGATC
This genomic interval carries:
- a CDS encoding AlkA N-terminal domain-containing protein, which gives rise to MSTPAMSFDERYRVIQSRDPRFDGQFVTAVRSTGIYCRPSCPARTPKESNVTFYATSAAAHEAGYRACKRCLPEAAPGSPAWNLRGDTTARAMRLIADGVVEREGVPGLARRLGYSPRHLTRLLTAELGAGPLALSRAHRAHTARMLLVGTELPASDVAFSAGFASVRQFNDTVREVFGMPPLELRARRRLPGRASGVEAAAPGSIDLVLPHRGPFDAEGLFAWMAARAIPGVEAATPTSFSRVLRLPGGPAWFELRLDEVGRIRLRARLSALRDLPALVSRARRLFDLDADPVAVDEALASHPELAPLVARVPGIRVPGAIDPHEMLIRAMVGQQITVTAARTALTALTEALGDPVEGFEGARLLFPSMAVIAERGHEVLRGPAARTRALIGAAAALADGSLTLTTGDDGPEQRAALLAMPGIGPWTADYVRMRVLGDPDVLLPGDVAARAGAAASGIPSDAAGLTAWATRTAPWRSYLTAHLWRAAPTTRTRRTSTKEKP
- a CDS encoding methylated-DNA--[protein]-cysteine S-methyltransferase, with the protein product MSTAMIQTIDTPDGAFTIVADERGRVLASGWTADADSALARIPLRQRPTDVAMGETDAAAAARAYYDGDLAAIDTVEVVQTGTSMQLAGWAALRSITPGTPLSYAEFAAALGQPSAVRAAASICARNAPALFVPCHRVLRSDGSLGGFAWGLDVKRSLLAREAA